The following nucleotide sequence is from Psilocybe cubensis strain MGC-MH-2018 chromosome 13, whole genome shotgun sequence.
AGGCCGATCCCGGAAGACACCATCTGGCACTACttcctccaaatcctccatgCACTCCACCACTGTCACCACCCAAATGGACACACACGCTCCTCTAGCGGCTCCGGCTCCTCGCTTGATGCAGAGGGCGCCTCGCGCCGTGTCCAAATCCTACATCGAGATTTGAAACCCGACAATGGTGTGTTGTGCCCCGATGTTGTTAAAACTTTGGTCATGCTAATGTGTCGTATTTTCTTGCAGTTTTCTTGGACGAAAACAATACAGTGAAGCTGGGAGACTTTGGATTGTCGAAAGCACTCGCACAGGCGAGTTTTGCTAGCACTTATGTTGGGGTGAGTCCATATTGTCCAACCTCCTCTCTCTGTTCTCTGCCCTGAGCGCATTCTGATTCTCGTCCATTCCTCTACCCACCAACTTATCACCCCGTCACATCCACTCTCCCACCGATCTCCAGACACCCTATTACATGTCCCCCGAACTCATGCAAGAAAAGGCATATGACTCAAAATCCGACATCTGGTCTCTGGGATGCCTCATATACGAGCTCTGTGCGCTCAAACCACCATTCCACGAAGCCAAAACCCACTCCGAACTGAGCATATTCATACGGTGAGATCATCTATACCCCACAGTCATCTCATTATCTCCCGTCCAACATGTATATTTAACTTCTATGCGCGCATAGCAACGGGCGAATCCCACCGTTACCCCGCGGATACTCGCAGGCTCTTACGTCGGTCATCAAGTCGATGCTGAATCTTAATGTAAGTGCCATGTTGACATCATCTCACCGAGTCTTTAATTAATGTATACAGTGCAGCCCGCCATGCGCCCTTCTGCCGCGCAGCTCCTGCAGCATGAACGACTTGAGCTCGTGAACAAGGTCTCAGAGGCCGAAAAGATGTGCGTTCACCCACATTTTCATCCACATTTCTTCACTTCTTCTATCATGCTCACAACCACATACCCCGCAGGCTCGCAACAGTGAAAGCCCACCGCGCAGCCGTGACCGCGAAAGAACGGGAGGTTCTCGCGCGCGAACACAACCTCCGCGAAAGCGAACAACATTTCACCGCCGTCCTCTCCGCCAAAGACCAGGAAATCGCGCAACTGCAACATGCTGTCTCGCAGCTGCAGTCCCAGCTCACATCCGCGACAGCACAGGGGGCGTACCAATACACGAGGCAGGATCTGGAGCACGCAGCGAAGCAGGCGGTCGGgcggagggaggaggaactAAGGGTGTTGGTAATGAagagagaggaggaggtcgCTGCGGCGATTgcgaagagggaggaggaaattATGGAGGCTGTCCGTGCGAGAGAAACCGAAATTGACCGTGCCTGTGTGGCGAGAGAGGAGGCGGTGAGGCGAGAGGTGGATGAGAGGGTGCGATGGGTTGTTGAGCGGGAGAGGGTGttgagggaggaagagaggaggATTGAGGGGGTCaggaaggaggtggaggaggccAAGAGACGTGCTGAGGCGGGTGTTGGAAAGGGtgtgttttctttcttttccttgggTTTGAATCATGTTGATTGGTTGTATTTTTGTTTGTCATAGGTCGCAAAGATAAGAACCCGCTGGAGGAGGTTAAGAACGTTCTGTCGCAGGTTACACCTTCACAACCGCGGCGACGCAAACTGGATCCTCAACCCACACCCCGTGCCAACGGCAGTAAAACCACAGCATCCTCACATCAACACTCTGCTTCGAATTCCAGCACATCCTCCAactcttcgtcctcgtcgaatGCCACGAATGTTAGCGCGAACAACGCCGCGCTTGAGACGCCCACGGCTTCCCGTCCATTCGCAACGTATTCTGCAGACTATATGCCGGCATCTGCTATGAAGGGCGTGGTGCTGACTTCTACAGGAGAAACGCTTGCTACGCCGTCGCCCGCAGAGCTTGTCAGCTTGTTTACACGCTCGCCGAAGGTGGGTTTGGACTTTGGCAAAATCTTTTCGCGGGATGAGGGAGGTGGAAGTGGCAGCAGTGGGCAGCAGGGGCAGAGTCAAAATCAAATACCGCAACCGCAGTTGAACCCAGCCACGTCATGTCAGTCACAACAgagccagcagcagcaacagcaacagcagcaaagAGTCGCAATGCAatatgatgatgaggagctGGATAGCCCTCCACCTAGCCCGAGTGCGcggaaggagagggaaagggagaagaGGGACATGAATGGGATGGTATCGGCGCCTCCGCCCCCGACGAGGATACGCAGGCCGTCGATTCGGACGTCCGCACGGTCAGCGCCTGCCAGGACGAGTGGGTTCCCTCCTTCGACTGCCTCGTCGTCGAGTTCGGATTCGTCATCGGGGAACTCAAACTCGAGTCACACGGCCACACATGGGAACGCCGTCAACGGCAACGCGAATacaaatgcaaatgcaaaacAGAATCCTAAGCCACTACCTCACCCCCACCTGCGCCCGTCTCGCTCAGGTTCGAACCTGGCCGCTGCGCGCGCGGCGGCgcatgctgctgctgctgctggccgTGTGCCCCTTCCTCCCGCGCCGGTGTATGATCTCGCAGACGAGGAAAATCTTCCGAGTCCGTTTATCAAGCGGACGCTGGGGAGGACACAGTCGCATCCTGTTGTTGGCTCTAATGGGAGCGGGAGTGCGAGTGCATCTGGGAGTGGAAGCGCGAGCAATCAACACACgacggctgctgctgctgctgcggagAGCTCGACAGCAACGCTGGGCGTGCCGTCGAGCAAGACGAAGCGGCGAGGTAGCAGCGGGTTACTGTTGCGCGCGGTGGCGGCTGCTAATAGCGCTGGGCGGACGAGAAGTGCAGTAGGGGGGCTGAGATCGCCGTTGATGGACGAGGATGGCGCGGAGGGTGGAGTGAGTTTCCCGCCTGCTGTTCCCGAACCTGGGCAAGGGATGGGGGAGAGTGCGCGGCCTTCGTTGGCGAGTGCGCGCAAGGCGAGTGAGGAGGCGAGGAGAGCGTTGTTGAGATCATGAAGGGACcagctttttcttttctttttggtttgttttcccttttcttttc
It contains:
- a CDS encoding G2-specific protein kinase nim-1; the encoded protein is MSSPSFLANYEPLDVIGNGSFGIIRKVRRKSDGVLFARKELNFERMTERDRKQIVAEVNILKDLHHDHIVRYHDRYVDRDAGILYILMEYCGGGDLSAVIKQAAKQNRPIPEDTIWHYFLQILHALHHCHHPNGHTRSSSGSGSSLDAEGASRRVQILHRDLKPDNVFLDENNTVKLGDFGLSKALAQASFASTYVGTPYYMSPELMQEKAYDSKSDIWSLGCLIYELCALKPPFHEAKTHSELSIFIRNGRIPPLPRGYSQALTSVIKSMLNLNPAMRPSAAQLLQHERLELVNKVSEAEKMLATVKAHRAAVTAKEREVLAREHNLRESEQHFTAVLSAKDQEIAQLQHAVSQLQSQLTSATAQGAYQYTRQDLEHAAKQAVGRREEELRVLVMKREEEVAAAIAKREEEIMEAVRARETEIDRACVAREEAVRREVDERVRWVVERERVLREEERRIEGVRKEVEEAKRRAEAGVGKGRKDKNPLEEVKNVLSQVTPSQPRRRKLDPQPTPRANGSKTTASSHQHSASNSSTSSNSSSSSNATNVSANNAALETPTASRPFATYSADYMPASAMKGVVLTSTGETLATPSPAELVSLFTRSPKVGLDFGKIFSRDEGGGSGSSGQQGQSQNQIPQPQLNPATSCQSQQSQQQQQQQQQRVAMQYDDEELDSPPPSPSARKEREREKRDMNGMVSAPPPPTRIRRPSIRTSARSAPARTSGFPPSTASSSSSDSSSGNSNSSHTATHGNAVNGNANTNANAKQNPKPLPHPHLRPSRSGSNLAAARAAAHAAAAAGRVPLPPAPVYDLADEENLPSPFIKRTLGRTQSHPVVGSNGSGSASASGSGSASNQHTTAAAAAAESSTATLGVPSSKTKRRGSSGLLLRAVAAANSAGRTRSAVGGLRSPLMDEDGAEGGVSFPPAVPEPGQGMGESARPSLASARKASEEARRALLRS